From one Sphingobacteriales bacterium genomic stretch:
- a CDS encoding sigma-70 family RNA polymerase sigma factor, giving the protein MNPQKLLEEIRNGNEKVLIRFYTENRNSFIAYAYKKYGLDHEILKEIYQDAVLAFRNNIVEGRLTQFTCKPKTYLFEIGIHLIGKEIRKKQHEVRMPEHLENTYQDKDADLFSKMEMNENEELIRQELKRIGEKCFKLLYAFYYEKKSMETIAFELNYTNVDSAKSSKYNCFQKLKEAVLKNFSRINLQTN; this is encoded by the coding sequence ATGAATCCTCAGAAACTTTTGGAGGAAATCAGGAACGGTAATGAAAAAGTTTTAATAAGGTTTTATACAGAAAACCGTAATTCATTTATTGCTTATGCTTATAAAAAATATGGATTAGACCATGAAATTCTCAAAGAAATTTATCAGGATGCTGTATTGGCATTCAGAAACAATATAGTAGAAGGACGATTAACACAATTTACCTGTAAGCCAAAAACCTATTTGTTTGAAATAGGAATTCATCTGATAGGTAAAGAAATACGTAAAAAACAGCATGAAGTCAGAATGCCTGAACATCTGGAAAATACCTATCAGGATAAGGATGCTGATTTGTTTTCAAAGATGGAAATGAATGAAAACGAGGAATTAATACGACAGGAATTAAAACGGATTGGGGAGAAATGTTTTAAACTGCTATATGCATTTTATTATGAGAAAAAAAGCATGGAAACGATAGCCTTTGAGCTGAATTATACCAATGTTGACAGTGCAAAAAGCAGTAAATACAATTGTTTTCAAAAACTTAAGGAGGCTGTGCTAAAAAATTTCAGCAGAATTAATTTACAAACCAATTAA